A stretch of Paraburkholderia phenazinium DNA encodes these proteins:
- the fnr gene encoding fumarate/nitrate reduction transcriptional regulator Fnr: MLTPTAVVRPPARRRRPSTSLPVPRSIARCSNCAMRPLCMPQGLSPDELPKLEALICSARPVQRGETLYRSGDAFGNLYAVRSGSLKTTLAYRDGREQVTGLRLAGEALGFDGISEDRHACSATALEDSTVCIIPYVKLKRLCRDIGSMQERLHKLMGEQIVREAAQMMVLGSLSADERVAAFLLDVSERNAKRGYSSAEFNLRMTREDMGSYLGTTLETVSRTLSRFQKRGLIDTQGKFIRIVDLDGLRHV; encoded by the coding sequence ATGCTTACGCCCACCGCCGTAGTTCGGCCTCCAGCCCGTCGCCGCCGCCCCTCCACCAGCCTGCCGGTACCCCGCAGCATCGCGCGCTGCTCGAACTGCGCGATGCGGCCGCTCTGCATGCCGCAAGGTCTCTCCCCGGACGAACTGCCGAAGCTCGAAGCGCTCATCTGCAGCGCGCGCCCGGTCCAGCGCGGCGAGACGCTATACCGCTCCGGCGACGCGTTCGGCAATCTGTACGCGGTGCGCTCCGGCTCGCTGAAAACCACCCTGGCTTACCGCGACGGCCGCGAGCAGGTCACGGGCCTGCGCCTTGCCGGCGAGGCACTCGGCTTCGACGGCATCAGCGAAGACCGGCACGCCTGCAGCGCAACCGCGCTGGAAGACAGCACCGTGTGCATCATTCCGTACGTCAAGCTCAAGCGTCTGTGCCGCGACATCGGCTCCATGCAGGAGCGTCTGCACAAGCTGATGGGCGAGCAGATCGTCCGCGAGGCCGCGCAAATGATGGTGCTCGGCTCGCTGTCCGCCGACGAACGGGTTGCCGCGTTCCTGCTCGATGTATCCGAACGCAACGCAAAACGCGGATATTCGTCCGCGGAATTCAACCTGCGCATGACGCGCGAGGACATGGGCAGCTATCTCGGCACCACGCTGGAAACCGTGAGCCGCACCCTGTCAAGATTTCAAAAGCGCGGCCTGATCGACACGCAAGGCAAGTTCATCCGTATCGTCGATCTGGACGGACTGCGGCACGTGTAA